From Coffea arabica cultivar ET-39 chromosome 9c, Coffea Arabica ET-39 HiFi, whole genome shotgun sequence, one genomic window encodes:
- the LOC140014176 gene encoding uncharacterized protein — MKEICGRPKDLPRIEIKLDDNGIPISEKTSFSEFLASLARNGMYCPIDVESWLKMPRKLKMDMLKVIKERFALTMGLEAWTLRSIGKKWRSWKADLKVTYFDPAVPNAEPRFQKDIRAWEEQWIKLWAYWKSEEAKAKQLGRPPTRVEMFNKFYTHADGTLSSAIVAENLVVGQDKHGHVYLFSDDVNPTDLWEDIPSRNTCYRISVQQQSTLARLEERLQRQDDEIASLKKMVLVQHERGSPIDSPRHPSSSSNNVSSHTSS, encoded by the exons ATGAAAGAAATTTGTGGTCGGCCTAAGGATCTTCCACGGATTGAGATTAAACTCGATGACAATGGGATCCCAATAAGTGAGAAAACCTCTTTCTCTGAATTCTTGGCCAGTTTGGCTAGGAATGGTATGTATTGTCCAATAGATGTTGAAAGTTGGCTTAAGATGCCAAGGAAACTTAAAATGGACATGTTAAAAGTGATAAAG GAAAGGTTTGCTTTGACTATGGGACTGGAAGCTTGGACCTTAAGATCTATTGGCAAAAAATGGAGAAGTTGGAAGGCAGATTTAAAGGTTACATATTTTGATCCTGCCGTGCCAAATGCTGAACCTCGGTTTCAAAAGGACATAAGGGCATGGGAAGAGCAATGGATCAAACTTTGGGCTTATTGGAAAAGTGAAGAAGCAAAG GCCAAACAGTTGGGAAGACCTCCTACTAGAGTAGAAATGTTTAATAAGTTTTATACCCATGCTGATGGAACTCTATCAAGTGCCATAGTTGCTGAGAATTTG GTGGTTGGCCAAGACAAACATGgtcatgtttacttgtttagtGACGATGTGAATCCAACGGACTTATGGGAAGACATTCCTAGTCGTAACACATGTTACCGTATAAGTGTTCAACAACAGTCAACATTGGCCCGTTTGGAGGAAAGGCTTCAACGACAAGATGATGAAATAGCCAGCTTGAAGAAAATGGTTTTAGTTCAACATGAAAGGGGCTCTCCAATTGATAGCCCGAGACATCCTTCATCATCATCTAACAATGTGTCAAGCCATACTTCATCGTGA